A region of Terriglobales bacterium DNA encodes the following proteins:
- a CDS encoding septal ring lytic transglycosylase RlpA family protein produces MGAFEIKPRTLRLAALLAGVTLLAGCGGGNQHARTRVPAPPPTSAETFNIPANAKPLFVEIGLASWYGPPYHNRPAANGEIYDMNAPTAAHRTLPLGSIVRVTNLSTGQRTLVRINDRGPFVEGRIIDLSLAAASEIGVRRAGIAKVRVEVMRAPAPLDSGGRWAVQIGALEDEEVAAELKAKLVRRYRTAKVLSFPSPTGDWWVRVRVLQDDRKRAQEVARDTHTPQGDVFLVRLD; encoded by the coding sequence GTGGGAGCATTTGAGATCAAACCGCGCACTCTTCGGCTGGCGGCGCTGCTGGCCGGTGTGACCCTGCTGGCCGGATGCGGCGGCGGCAACCAGCATGCCCGCACCCGCGTCCCCGCGCCTCCTCCGACCTCGGCGGAAACCTTCAACATCCCCGCCAACGCCAAACCCCTGTTCGTGGAAATCGGATTGGCGAGCTGGTACGGGCCTCCGTATCACAACCGGCCCGCGGCCAACGGCGAGATCTATGACATGAACGCACCCACGGCGGCGCACCGCACGCTGCCGCTCGGCTCCATCGTGCGCGTGACCAACCTCAGCACCGGGCAACGGACGCTGGTGCGCATCAACGATCGTGGGCCCTTCGTCGAGGGCCGGATCATCGACCTCTCGCTGGCCGCGGCCAGCGAGATCGGCGTGCGTCGCGCGGGCATAGCGAAGGTGCGGGTGGAGGTGATGCGCGCTCCGGCGCCGCTCGACTCCGGCGGACGTTGGGCGGTGCAGATCGGCGCCCTCGAAGATGAAGAGGTCGCCGCCGAGCTCAAGGCCAAGCTCGTCCGCCGCTACCGCACCGCCAAGGTGCTGTCCTTCCCCAGCCCCACCGGCGACTGGTGGGTGCGGGTGCGCGTGCTGCAAGACGACCGCAAGCGCGCCCAGGAAGTGGCCCGCGACACCCATACCCCGCAGGGCGATGTCTTTCTGGTGCGGCTCGACTAG
- a CDS encoding histidine triad nucleotide-binding protein — translation MSDCLFCRILSGEIPAKKVYEDDHAFAFEDINPQAPTHVLIISKRHLPGLKEATAEDAELLGHCQLVAARIARERKIEDGYRTVYNVGPRSGQSVFHLHLHLLGGRDLRWPPG, via the coding sequence ATGTCCGACTGCCTGTTCTGCCGCATCCTGAGCGGCGAGATCCCGGCGAAGAAAGTCTATGAGGACGACCACGCCTTCGCCTTCGAAGACATCAATCCCCAGGCGCCTACGCACGTCCTCATCATCTCCAAGAGGCACTTGCCGGGGCTGAAGGAAGCCACGGCGGAGGACGCGGAGTTGCTGGGGCACTGCCAGTTGGTGGCAGCGCGCATCGCGCGCGAACGCAAGATTGAGGACGGCTATCGCACGGTGTACAACGTGGGGCCGCGCTCCGGGCAGTCCGTCTTCCACCTGCACCTGCATTTGCTAGGCGGACGAGACCTGCGCTGGCCTCCCGGCTAG